One Eubacterium sp. 1001713B170207_170306_E7 genomic window carries:
- a CDS encoding site-specific integrase, whose product MQSSITMEAWLNQRKAKVKGSSLKTYKSYEQAHLLPFFGDTPLKDIRRKKIRKFKKHLGKKLAPKTVKDILSYLRTLLKAAEKKGYLKSPEMPKVRVQAREKEILDRRDHQALSERVRQSQNPQDMAVYISLSLGLRIGEVLGLRIKDVDLEGGVLRVRKNRQRVYDPQTGRYPVVSLSPKTRSSIRDIPIAASVKAVLSRFLESRDHTPKKLLITGKNGRPCDTRSVQYHFAGLKKELGLSPKLTFHSLRHSFATRALEAGAEMNTLSAFLGHASVSFTLSRYGHCVTAQKREQMEKIAACF is encoded by the coding sequence TTAAAACCTATAAAAGCTACGAGCAGGCCCATCTGCTGCCTTTTTTTGGCGATACGCCCCTCAAGGACATCCGCCGGAAAAAGATCCGAAAGTTTAAAAAACATCTGGGCAAAAAGCTGGCGCCCAAAACCGTGAAGGATATCTTGTCCTATCTCAGGACCCTTTTGAAGGCGGCCGAGAAGAAGGGCTATCTTAAAAGCCCAGAAATGCCAAAGGTGCGGGTGCAGGCAAGAGAAAAGGAGATCCTGGACCGCCGCGACCATCAGGCCTTGAGTGAGAGAGTCCGGCAGAGCCAGAATCCCCAGGATATGGCTGTGTATATCAGCCTCTCTCTGGGCCTGCGCATCGGCGAGGTGCTGGGGCTGAGAATAAAGGACGTCGATCTGGAGGGCGGCGTGCTGCGCGTGCGCAAAAACCGGCAGCGTGTGTACGATCCCCAAACCGGCCGCTATCCTGTTGTCAGCCTGAGCCCCAAAACCAGGAGCAGTATCCGGGATATCCCCATTGCTGCCAGCGTGAAGGCCGTCCTAAGCCGCTTTTTAGAGAGCAGGGACCATACCCCCAAAAAGCTCCTGATCACAGGAAAAAATGGTCGTCCCTGCGATACCCGCTCTGTCCAGTACCACTTTGCAGGCCTTAAAAAAGAGCTGGGGCTCAGCCCAAAGCTTACCTTCCACAGCCTGCGCCACAGCTTTGCCACCCGGGCGCTGGAGGCCGGCGCAGAGATGAACACCCTGTCCGCCTTTCTGGGCCACGCCAGCGTCAGCTTTACCCTCAGCCGTTACGGCCACTGTGTGACAGCCCAGAAGCGGGAGCAGATGGAAAAAATAGCCGCGTGCTTTTAA